One segment of Paraburkholderia caribensis DNA contains the following:
- the fdhE gene encoding formate dehydrogenase accessory protein FdhE: protein MVQRILDPGQIESIDHSAIPRLRMPDRATLFSTRAARLRQLAGASPIGGYIRLMAALADAQQQTLAPISATLPSAESISLAQQHSMPIAPATTAERDPLWRDVLQRLLDRVEAAGLVTPMLARVIDDLRVKSAEELDALADAILALRFNEVEPASAPFVMAALQVVWTDIASRIDPRAVPYLDTPGACPVCGVPPVASIVRVGGQFEGYRYVQCGLCSTEWHVVRVKCTNCDSTKGIAYHGIDGGSEALKAESCDECHTYRKIGYQEKDYDFEPLADDLSSLTLDLLMNEAGYKRSSPNPLLWPEVPSEE from the coding sequence TTGGTGCAACGCATCCTCGACCCCGGCCAGATCGAATCGATCGATCATTCCGCCATTCCGCGCCTGCGCATGCCGGATCGCGCGACGCTATTCTCGACGCGCGCCGCGCGTCTTCGCCAACTGGCGGGCGCAAGTCCGATCGGCGGCTATATCCGGCTGATGGCGGCGCTAGCCGACGCGCAGCAGCAAACGCTCGCGCCGATCAGTGCGACGCTGCCTTCCGCCGAATCCATCAGCCTCGCGCAGCAGCATTCGATGCCCATCGCGCCCGCGACCACGGCGGAGCGCGATCCGTTGTGGCGCGACGTATTGCAGCGTCTGCTCGATCGCGTGGAAGCGGCGGGGCTGGTGACGCCTATGCTCGCCCGTGTGATCGACGACCTGCGCGTAAAAAGCGCGGAAGAGCTCGACGCACTCGCCGACGCGATCCTCGCGTTGCGCTTCAACGAAGTCGAGCCGGCGTCCGCGCCGTTCGTGATGGCGGCACTGCAGGTGGTGTGGACGGACATCGCGAGCCGTATCGACCCGCGCGCCGTGCCGTATCTGGACACCCCCGGCGCGTGTCCCGTGTGCGGCGTGCCGCCCGTTGCGAGCATCGTGCGCGTCGGCGGGCAGTTTGAGGGCTATCGCTATGTGCAATGCGGCCTGTGCTCGACCGAATGGCATGTGGTGCGCGTCAAGTGTACGAATTGCGACTCGACGAAGGGCATCGCGTATCACGGCATCGACGGCGGCAGCGAAGCGCTGAAGGCCGAATCATGCGACGAGTGCCACACGTATCGCAAGATCGGCTATCAGGAGAAAGACTACGACTTCGAGCCGCTTGCCGACGACCTCTCGAGCCTCACGCTCGATCTGCTGATGAACGAAGCAGGCTACAAGCGCAGCAGTCCGAATCCGCTGTTGTGGCCGGAAGTGCCTTCGGAAGAGTGA
- the selA gene encoding L-seryl-tRNA(Sec) selenium transferase, whose product MSEVSGNELNRDMRALLARVPAVERVLSSAQVQPLIGEYGRTQVVDAIRTATDSLRRDLLAGMSFDESSSFEAKLVDDASRTLAARARPHLRAVFNLTGTVLHTNLGRALLPDEAVRAVVEALTRPMNLEFDLATGSRGDRDDLIDELICELTGAEAATVVNNNAAAVLLTLSALASKKEVVVSRGELVEIGGAFRIPDIMSRAGAKLREIGTTNRTHLKDYDEAINARTALLMKVHCSNYAIEGFTKSVSVDEVAQLAHARGLPMAVDLGSGTLVDLAQFGLPTEPTVRETVEAGAGLVTFSGDKLLGGPQAGLIVGRAELIRKIKKHPLKRALRVGKLTLAALEPVLQLYRAPERLRERLTTLRLLTRPAADMQEQAARVQTVLQRALGETYRVTAEPMMSQIGSGALPVDQLPSFGLAIRNAAGKRGGRALMKLEEALRGLPRPVLGRIADDALRLDLRCLEAADEAAFIAQCAELRI is encoded by the coding sequence GTGAGCGAAGTGTCGGGAAACGAGTTGAACAGGGACATGCGCGCATTGCTCGCGCGAGTGCCCGCCGTCGAACGTGTGCTGTCGTCGGCACAGGTGCAGCCTTTGATCGGGGAATACGGCCGCACGCAGGTCGTCGACGCGATACGCACGGCCACCGATTCGCTCAGGCGCGACCTTCTCGCGGGCATGTCTTTCGATGAATCGTCCAGCTTCGAAGCGAAGCTGGTCGACGATGCATCGCGCACGCTCGCCGCGCGCGCACGGCCTCATTTACGCGCGGTGTTCAATCTCACGGGCACCGTTTTGCATACGAATCTCGGGCGCGCACTGCTGCCCGACGAAGCCGTGCGCGCCGTAGTCGAAGCGCTCACGCGGCCGATGAACCTCGAGTTCGATCTCGCCACGGGCAGCCGCGGTGATCGCGACGATCTGATCGACGAACTCATCTGCGAACTGACGGGCGCCGAGGCGGCGACGGTCGTCAACAACAACGCGGCGGCCGTGCTGCTGACGTTGTCGGCGCTCGCGTCGAAGAAGGAAGTGGTGGTGTCGCGCGGCGAACTGGTCGAGATCGGCGGCGCGTTCCGCATTCCCGACATCATGTCGCGCGCGGGCGCGAAGCTGCGCGAGATCGGCACGACGAACCGCACGCATCTGAAGGATTACGACGAAGCGATCAATGCACGCACTGCGCTGCTGATGAAGGTTCACTGCAGCAACTATGCGATTGAAGGCTTCACGAAAAGCGTGTCCGTCGATGAAGTCGCGCAACTCGCGCATGCGCGCGGCCTGCCGATGGCCGTCGATCTCGGCAGCGGCACGCTCGTCGATCTCGCGCAGTTCGGTTTGCCGACCGAGCCGACCGTGCGCGAGACGGTCGAAGCGGGCGCCGGTCTCGTGACCTTCAGCGGCGACAAGCTGCTCGGTGGGCCGCAGGCGGGCTTGATCGTGGGGCGCGCCGAGTTGATCCGCAAGATCAAGAAGCATCCGCTCAAGCGGGCGCTGCGCGTCGGCAAGCTGACGCTCGCGGCGCTCGAACCTGTGCTGCAGCTTTATCGCGCGCCCGAGCGGCTGCGCGAGCGGCTGACCACTTTGCGTCTCTTGACGCGTCCCGCCGCCGACATGCAGGAACAGGCGGCGCGTGTACAGACCGTGCTGCAACGCGCGCTCGGCGAAACGTACCGCGTGACGGCCGAGCCGATGATGAGTCAGATAGGCAGCGGCGCGTTGCCTGTCGATCAGTTGCCGAGCTTCGGTCTTGCGATACGCAATGCGGCGGGCAAGCGCGGCGGGCGCGCGCTGATGAAGCTCGAAGAAGCGCTGCGCGGATTGCCGCGACCGGTGCTCGGACGGATTGCCGACGACGCGCTGCGCCTCGATCTGCGCTGCCTCGAAGCCGCCGACGAAGCCGCGTTCATCGCGCAATGCGCGGAGTTGCGGATATGA
- the selB gene encoding selenocysteine-specific translation elongation factor — protein MIVGTAGHIDHGKTTLVRALTGVDTDRLKEEKARGISIELGYAYTPLDNGDVLGMIDVPGHEKLVHTMAAGACGIDYALLVIAADDGIMPQTREHLAILQLLGVTRGALALTKTDRADAARIAQVHGEIRAWLAATPFADAPIFDTNATSSDDPGVRALSNHLRDVAVAWHARRDDGLFRLAVDRVFTLAGQGTIVTGTVFAGRVATGDTLMLEPAHRAVRVRSIHAQNRAADVGRAGQRCALNLAGVDKDAIARGDWIVDGRLAKPGERFDVELTLLADADITLQHWAPLHVHIGTLHRVAHVALLEGDTLAAGCSARVQLVFDAPVCALPGDRFIVRNAQATRTVGGGRVLDPFGPPRKRRTAERRAWLDALRAWLDDGRIGPLLEEAPRGVTRSMLTQLTGLPADSLPLPADADEIALHGRDAGDAVVVLRTHWARLRSNVIAALDQYHERSPDELGPDAARLRRIAAPLVPDAMWRALVDSLVADGVVARSGPWLHLPGHSIALDSNEQGLADSLLPLLLEGRFDPPWVRDLAKTTGREEDAVRQVLRKLARQGDVHQVVRDLFYHRDVVHELARLVAGIANGHGGALGASGFRDATGLGRKRAIQILEFFDRIGYTRFQRDVHWLRPDSQLHEAIVCEAGA, from the coding sequence ATGATCGTCGGCACGGCGGGCCATATCGACCACGGCAAAACGACGCTGGTGCGCGCGCTGACGGGGGTCGACACCGACCGGCTGAAAGAGGAGAAGGCGCGCGGCATTTCGATCGAACTCGGCTACGCCTACACGCCGCTCGACAACGGCGACGTACTCGGCATGATCGACGTGCCGGGCCACGAAAAGCTCGTGCATACGATGGCGGCGGGCGCGTGCGGCATCGACTATGCGCTGCTCGTGATCGCCGCCGACGACGGCATCATGCCGCAGACGCGCGAGCATCTGGCGATCCTGCAACTGCTTGGCGTCACGCGCGGCGCTCTCGCTCTGACCAAGACCGATCGCGCGGATGCTGCCCGCATCGCGCAGGTGCACGGCGAGATTCGCGCGTGGCTCGCGGCGACGCCGTTCGCCGATGCGCCCATCTTCGATACGAACGCGACCTCATCCGACGATCCCGGCGTGCGCGCGCTGTCGAATCACCTGCGCGATGTAGCCGTCGCATGGCACGCGCGGCGCGACGACGGACTGTTTCGTCTCGCCGTCGACCGTGTGTTCACGCTGGCTGGGCAGGGCACGATCGTGACGGGCACGGTGTTCGCCGGGCGGGTCGCGACGGGCGACACGTTGATGCTCGAACCGGCGCACCGTGCCGTGCGCGTGCGCAGCATTCATGCGCAAAACCGCGCGGCCGATGTCGGACGCGCGGGACAGCGCTGTGCACTCAATCTTGCCGGTGTCGACAAAGATGCGATTGCGCGTGGCGACTGGATCGTCGACGGGCGGCTTGCGAAACCCGGTGAGCGCTTCGACGTCGAGCTGACGCTGCTCGCGGACGCGGACATCACGTTGCAACACTGGGCGCCGCTGCATGTGCATATCGGTACGCTGCATCGTGTCGCGCATGTGGCGCTGCTCGAAGGCGACACGCTCGCGGCGGGTTGCAGCGCACGCGTGCAACTGGTGTTCGATGCACCCGTCTGCGCGTTACCGGGCGATCGCTTCATCGTGCGCAATGCGCAGGCGACGCGCACGGTCGGCGGCGGGCGCGTGCTCGATCCATTCGGGCCGCCGCGCAAACGCAGGACGGCGGAACGGCGCGCGTGGCTCGATGCGTTGCGGGCGTGGCTCGACGACGGCCGCATCGGCCCGCTGCTCGAAGAGGCGCCGCGCGGCGTGACGCGTTCGATGCTGACGCAACTGACGGGGCTGCCCGCCGACTCACTGCCGCTGCCTGCCGACGCCGACGAGATTGCGCTGCACGGCAGGGACGCGGGCGATGCCGTCGTCGTGTTGCGCACGCACTGGGCGCGGCTGAGATCGAATGTGATCGCGGCGCTCGATCAATATCATGAGCGCTCGCCCGACGAACTGGGACCGGATGCCGCGCGCTTACGGCGCATCGCGGCGCCGCTGGTGCCCGACGCGATGTGGCGCGCGCTGGTCGATTCGCTCGTGGCCGACGGTGTGGTCGCGAGGAGCGGGCCGTGGCTGCATTTGCCAGGTCATTCGATTGCGCTCGATTCGAACGAGCAAGGTCTCGCCGACAGCTTGCTGCCGCTGCTTCTGGAAGGCCGCTTCGATCCGCCATGGGTACGCGATCTCGCGAAGACGACGGGACGGGAAGAAGATGCCGTGCGTCAGGTGTTGCGCAAGCTCGCGCGGCAAGGCGACGTGCATCAGGTGGTTCGCGATCTGTTCTATCACCGCGACGTGGTGCATGAGCTTGCGCGGCTGGTTGCAGGGATTGCGAATGGGCATGGCGGCGCGTTGGGCGCATCGGGGTTTCGCGACGCGACCGGGCTGGGGCGCAAGCGCGCGATACAGATTCTGGAATTCTTCGATCGCATCGGCTATACGCGCTTTCAACGCGACGTTCACTGGCTGAGGCCGGATTCGCAGTTGCACGAGGCAATTGTGTGCGAAGCGGGTGCGTGA
- a CDS encoding LysR substrate-binding domain-containing protein yields MRSKLPPLNALRVFEVAARAGSYSAAARELNLTHGAVSRHITILEDWLGQPLFVRDGQSMVASGHARAFAREVSAAFDHIADAAERYGKSRHRKVIRVSAAATVAMRWLIPRLPLFAAICPDVDVRVSTTLTTDSALRGSFDLAIRREVPADGQYQAWPLFEERNTVIASPALIEQTAISSVEQLAAETWLTTESRPRDWERWTQAVGQPTLRASRTLRFDHFFVTLQAVVDGLGFGIGPFPTLDADCTAGRLQKPFPDLTSKGATYFALVPLDADKPVHMRAFVDWLRSSGEDDQSSKKK; encoded by the coding sequence ATGCGCTCGAAGCTTCCCCCACTCAACGCCCTGCGCGTATTCGAAGTCGCCGCGCGCGCGGGCAGCTACTCAGCAGCCGCCCGTGAGCTCAACCTGACGCACGGCGCCGTGAGCCGTCATATCACCATCCTTGAAGACTGGCTCGGCCAGCCTCTGTTCGTGCGCGATGGGCAAAGCATGGTCGCATCCGGGCACGCACGAGCCTTTGCGCGAGAAGTGAGCGCGGCTTTCGACCACATCGCGGATGCGGCGGAACGCTATGGCAAGAGCCGGCACCGTAAAGTGATTCGGGTCAGCGCGGCGGCGACGGTTGCGATGCGCTGGCTGATTCCTCGTCTGCCCTTGTTCGCGGCCATCTGCCCGGATGTGGATGTGCGCGTCTCCACGACGCTGACGACCGATTCCGCACTGCGCGGCAGTTTCGATCTGGCGATTCGTCGCGAAGTGCCCGCAGACGGGCAATATCAGGCATGGCCATTATTTGAGGAGCGCAACACGGTGATCGCGAGCCCGGCGCTGATCGAGCAAACCGCGATATCGTCGGTCGAACAACTTGCCGCAGAAACATGGCTCACCACGGAATCGCGTCCGAGGGATTGGGAGAGATGGACCCAAGCCGTCGGTCAACCGACGCTTCGGGCCAGTCGAACCTTGAGATTCGATCACTTTTTTGTGACCTTGCAGGCCGTGGTCGACGGCCTCGGTTTTGGTATCGGACCATTTCCAACGCTCGATGCGGATTGCACTGCAGGGCGTCTACAGAAACCGTTTCCCGATCTGACTTCGAAGGGAGCGACTTACTTTGCGTTGGTACCGCTGGATGCCGATAAGCCTGTGCATATGAGGGCTTTCGTCGATTGGCTACGATCAAGTGGCGAGGACGACCAGTCCAGCAAAAAAAAATGA
- the phnA gene encoding phosphonoacetate hydrolase: MTQQITVNSRTYQLPSAPTIVVCVDGCEQEYINQAILAGKAPFLASLRSLGTVLDGDCVVPSFTNPNNLSIVTGAPPSVHGICGNFFFDEETQTEVLMNDAKYLRAPTILAEMARAGQRVVVVTAKDKLRSLLGHRLEGICFSAEKADQVTLDEHGIENIVARVGMPVPSVYSAELSEFVFAAGLSILCEERPDLMYLSTTDYVQHKHAPGTPEANAFYAMMDDYLARYHAEGAVLAITADHGMNAKTDAIGRPNIVFLQDRLDVRYGAHATRVLLPITDPYVVHHGALGSYATVYLRDRGEQKQCDVAAFLEAIDGVEAVLTRAQASERFELPPDRIGELVVLGERLTVLGSAAEKHDLSGLTVPLRSHGGMSEQKVPLIFNRKLGGSDGRRRLRNFDVIDLALNHLVR; this comes from the coding sequence ATGACCCAGCAGATCACCGTCAACTCTCGAACTTATCAATTGCCCTCTGCGCCGACGATCGTGGTGTGTGTCGACGGCTGCGAGCAGGAATACATAAATCAGGCGATCCTGGCCGGCAAAGCGCCGTTTCTGGCGAGCTTGCGTTCGCTCGGCACCGTGCTGGACGGGGACTGCGTCGTGCCGTCGTTCACCAACCCGAACAATCTGTCGATCGTCACGGGCGCGCCGCCGTCGGTACATGGCATTTGCGGCAATTTCTTTTTCGACGAGGAGACGCAGACGGAAGTCCTGATGAACGATGCCAAATACCTGCGCGCGCCCACCATTCTTGCGGAGATGGCTCGCGCGGGTCAGCGCGTCGTGGTCGTTACCGCGAAGGACAAGCTGCGCAGTCTGCTCGGACACCGGCTGGAAGGGATCTGCTTTTCGGCTGAAAAGGCCGACCAGGTGACCCTCGACGAGCACGGTATCGAGAACATCGTGGCGAGAGTCGGCATGCCTGTGCCCTCCGTGTACAGCGCAGAACTTTCGGAGTTCGTGTTTGCCGCCGGGCTTTCCATCTTGTGTGAAGAGCGCCCTGATCTGATGTACCTCTCTACAACGGATTACGTCCAGCATAAGCACGCGCCCGGCACGCCAGAAGCCAACGCTTTCTACGCGATGATGGACGATTATCTGGCGCGCTATCACGCCGAGGGTGCCGTGTTGGCCATCACGGCTGACCATGGCATGAATGCGAAGACCGATGCCATCGGCCGGCCAAATATCGTGTTTCTGCAAGATAGGCTCGATGTGCGATACGGCGCGCACGCGACGCGCGTGCTCCTGCCCATCACTGATCCGTATGTCGTGCATCACGGCGCGCTGGGCTCCTACGCTACGGTGTACCTGCGCGATCGAGGCGAACAGAAACAGTGCGACGTGGCGGCGTTTCTCGAGGCTATCGATGGCGTCGAGGCGGTACTGACCCGTGCACAGGCTAGCGAGCGATTCGAGTTGCCGCCCGACAGGATCGGTGAACTCGTGGTGCTCGGCGAAAGGCTCACGGTGCTCGGCAGCGCAGCCGAAAAACATGACCTGTCCGGGCTCACCGTGCCGCTGCGCTCCCACGGCGGCATGTCCGAACAGAAAGTGCCGCTCATCTTCAATCGCAAGCTCGGTGGCAGCGACGGCAGGCGGCGCTTGCGCAATTTCGATGTCATCGATCTCGCGCTCAATCACCTCGTCCGATAA
- a CDS encoding MFS transporter, whose translation MPTDTPDALQYTSIKRSTTFAQYKWRALIGVTFCYLFYYTGRQTLGFAVAGIQHDFGLSKYEIGWISATMLWCYAGGQFINGNLGDKLGGKTMMIAGAVLSLAANWLFSFGHTFLFFLVAWGLNGYFQSMGFAPGSRLLSNWWDHKHRGFVYGVYVGFSGFSSVLAYVFPVIILGTMQLGWVWIFRLAPLSMLLGALVLLLFVSERPEALHLPAAEKSEETTSLAESENELTSAQRYALVMKNWRLYITGLAIGFQNAARYALVVWVPVHFLGMDWKTSSALIDPKWITVALPVGMALGSLSNSWISDVLFQGRRYMAIVWYMVLACATAIFMMFVPHGSMFAIVLLFLCGFFVFGPASSFWALCPDIFGRRAAGTATGVLNTMSYMFAGIGEPVIGHIIDATGHTSIIFPIVAGLCAASAVLSMLIKR comes from the coding sequence ATGCCCACAGATACGCCTGATGCGTTGCAATACACGTCCATCAAAAGGAGCACGACGTTCGCGCAATATAAGTGGCGTGCGTTGATCGGCGTGACCTTTTGCTACCTGTTCTACTACACCGGCCGGCAGACGCTGGGTTTTGCCGTTGCCGGTATTCAGCACGACTTCGGTCTGTCGAAGTACGAGATTGGCTGGATCAGCGCGACCATGCTCTGGTGCTATGCCGGCGGCCAGTTCATCAACGGCAATCTGGGTGACAAGCTGGGTGGCAAGACGATGATGATCGCCGGGGCTGTCCTCTCACTTGCGGCGAACTGGCTATTTAGTTTCGGTCACACATTCCTGTTCTTTCTGGTGGCGTGGGGGCTCAACGGTTATTTTCAGTCGATGGGTTTCGCGCCTGGCAGCCGCCTGCTATCCAACTGGTGGGATCACAAACATCGCGGTTTTGTCTATGGCGTTTATGTGGGCTTCTCCGGATTCTCTTCGGTGCTCGCTTACGTTTTTCCGGTCATCATTCTGGGTACGATGCAACTCGGCTGGGTCTGGATATTCCGTCTCGCGCCGCTTTCCATGCTGCTGGGCGCACTGGTGTTGTTGCTATTTGTTTCTGAACGACCGGAGGCTCTGCATCTGCCGGCTGCTGAAAAATCGGAAGAGACAACCTCTCTGGCGGAGTCGGAGAATGAGTTGACGAGCGCGCAGCGATACGCGCTTGTGATGAAGAACTGGAGGCTCTACATCACGGGTCTTGCAATCGGTTTCCAGAACGCCGCACGGTACGCGTTGGTGGTCTGGGTGCCGGTCCATTTTCTCGGCATGGACTGGAAGACTTCATCGGCGCTGATCGACCCGAAATGGATCACGGTCGCGTTACCGGTAGGCATGGCGCTCGGCTCGCTGTCGAATAGCTGGATATCCGACGTATTGTTTCAAGGGCGCCGCTATATGGCGATCGTCTGGTACATGGTGCTGGCCTGCGCGACGGCAATCTTCATGATGTTCGTGCCGCACGGTAGTATGTTTGCGATCGTGCTTCTGTTTTTGTGCGGCTTTTTTGTCTTCGGGCCGGCGTCGTCTTTCTGGGCCTTGTGTCCTGATATTTTCGGGCGCCGCGCTGCGGGGACAGCAACAGGTGTGCTAAACACCATGTCGTACATGTTCGCTGGCATCGGCGAACCGGTTATCGGCCACATTATCGATGCCACCGGCCATACGTCGATCATCTTTCCGATTGTCGCAGGGCTTTGCGCAGCAAGCGCAGTGCTTTCGATGCTGATCAAGCGCTGA
- a CDS encoding DUF6881 domain-containing protein, with protein MGEACQSIFIDVVWRHDFEAEPIRLVSQLDYERYEVRKLEFFRDGRVGYADDHRSAMGTKLGKLPVPQLAEINSDFQFSARVIESMLFERLWSQHTSGTAG; from the coding sequence ATGGGAGAGGCGTGCCAATCTATATTCATCGATGTTGTTTGGAGGCACGATTTCGAGGCCGAGCCAATTCGACTGGTCTCGCAGCTTGACTATGAGCGCTATGAAGTTCGAAAACTAGAATTTTTCCGCGACGGGCGGGTTGGATATGCCGACGACCACCGGTCGGCGATGGGAACTAAGCTTGGAAAGTTGCCTGTCCCGCAATTAGCCGAAATCAATTCGGATTTCCAGTTCAGCGCTCGTGTCATTGAATCGATGCTTTTTGAACGTCTGTGGTCCCAGCATACATCCGGTACCGCGGGATAG
- a CDS encoding peptidoglycan DD-metalloendopeptidase family protein, whose product MLISYPIITADADIGDLTRDIAYSNQLFPEPPFGSGAYPLSANMRWHGGVHLRYGMEPIRSIADGTVAFVRAAEAKNTNDKDPLNYGSADGQATNWTDNGCVVIEHHAETGEKASLAFWSVYMHLSAVSVKQGQTVDRKTVVGRGGEISGFQAIHFEIFTNQAGIDALFKRGDKPYKVFDSTVQAGDPDLWGDSHFIVRAGIDVYDQSPEMAKIKHRAWESDKAKHDHAERKRIADVLKQARQHHQHVDAATTKAQPYGVSEPSMTCNKIGTTDRLLNVTVTFSRGACRTTSYDETGDVVDHADCPDARYEYNMNQIANLIDPASASAAYELLRWGRVIGPDALQTSKAGNWKYIAFDSGKKGYIDLNDKIIVKLSDADFPEFLGWKLVHEGGKGTSAMPDGRCDAKTILKLLKENVDDSMTDQQALSRLRDDGVRKKMRRLVCEFRTEWEAENFDAAYGFLLKDGTWGDHTPRTAMTQDQYAQFKAHANKLQWWADAKLSLPPTLWHFHPIEFIDWMRKCAWIDKSTLAKIYKRTPEATRERYRVALNQVMQKYVITNPIRQAHFFGQGAVESGSLTNMQEASMANGKINPASQQSESDLGHWYGRETPEFDSYYSSEKFNSKGGRIAGSYSWSNGNVGDTDAQEFRGRGFKQLTGRSNYAGYWVYRSWLKASDFDDHWWDDPAYKRHQPAQMKLRPAPINDPDRIIMNPYNCIDSGGFYITFKRPNVKPEIDAGSGKLPVTPEQNAAAKQISSAVTYAINGGHIDELRRYEETMNALKVLN is encoded by the coding sequence ATGCTCATCAGCTACCCCATCATTACCGCCGACGCTGACATCGGCGATCTAACCCGCGACATTGCATATTCGAATCAGCTGTTTCCCGAGCCACCATTTGGCTCCGGCGCCTATCCGCTCAGCGCCAACATGCGCTGGCACGGAGGCGTGCATCTGCGTTACGGCATGGAGCCCATCCGATCTATCGCAGACGGAACAGTGGCGTTCGTGCGGGCAGCCGAAGCGAAGAACACGAACGACAAAGATCCGCTCAACTACGGAAGCGCGGACGGTCAGGCAACCAACTGGACCGACAATGGGTGCGTCGTCATCGAGCATCACGCGGAGACAGGGGAAAAAGCCAGTCTGGCCTTCTGGTCTGTCTATATGCATCTCTCGGCCGTGTCCGTCAAACAGGGGCAAACTGTCGATCGCAAGACCGTCGTCGGACGAGGCGGCGAGATCAGCGGTTTTCAGGCGATCCATTTCGAAATCTTCACGAATCAGGCGGGCATCGATGCGTTGTTCAAGCGCGGCGATAAACCCTACAAAGTATTCGACAGCACCGTCCAGGCGGGCGATCCCGACCTCTGGGGCGACAGCCATTTCATCGTTCGAGCCGGTATCGATGTCTATGATCAATCGCCCGAAATGGCAAAGATCAAACACAGGGCGTGGGAGAGCGACAAGGCAAAGCACGACCACGCCGAGCGCAAGCGGATCGCCGACGTGCTCAAGCAGGCACGTCAGCATCATCAGCATGTGGACGCTGCTACGACGAAGGCGCAACCCTATGGCGTTTCGGAACCTTCGATGACGTGCAATAAGATCGGCACGACGGACAGGTTGCTCAACGTCACGGTCACGTTTTCAAGGGGTGCGTGCCGGACCACGTCTTACGATGAAACCGGCGACGTTGTCGATCATGCCGATTGTCCGGACGCGCGCTACGAATACAACATGAATCAGATAGCCAACCTGATCGATCCGGCTTCAGCCAGCGCGGCATATGAACTTCTGCGGTGGGGGCGCGTCATCGGTCCCGATGCACTGCAAACATCGAAGGCGGGCAACTGGAAGTACATCGCCTTCGATAGCGGCAAGAAGGGCTATATCGACCTGAACGACAAGATAATCGTCAAGTTGTCTGACGCAGATTTTCCTGAATTCCTTGGATGGAAACTGGTCCATGAAGGTGGGAAAGGCACGTCGGCGATGCCAGATGGGCGATGCGACGCGAAGACTATTCTCAAGTTGCTCAAGGAGAACGTCGATGATTCAATGACCGATCAACAGGCTCTATCACGCTTGCGCGACGACGGCGTCCGAAAAAAGATGCGGCGACTGGTATGCGAATTCAGGACCGAATGGGAAGCGGAAAATTTCGACGCAGCGTATGGTTTCCTGCTGAAAGACGGGACGTGGGGTGACCACACCCCGCGCACTGCGATGACGCAGGACCAATACGCGCAGTTCAAGGCCCACGCGAACAAGCTGCAATGGTGGGCCGATGCGAAACTATCGCTTCCGCCTACGTTGTGGCATTTCCATCCCATCGAATTTATCGACTGGATGAGAAAGTGCGCGTGGATCGACAAGAGCACGCTTGCAAAGATCTACAAGCGGACGCCGGAAGCTACACGGGAACGATATCGTGTCGCATTGAATCAGGTAATGCAGAAATACGTGATTACCAATCCTATCCGGCAGGCTCATTTCTTCGGACAAGGTGCCGTAGAGTCGGGATCGCTGACAAACATGCAGGAAGCGAGCATGGCCAACGGTAAGATCAACCCGGCGTCGCAGCAGTCGGAATCCGACCTCGGCCACTGGTACGGACGCGAAACGCCAGAATTCGACAGCTATTACAGTTCAGAAAAGTTCAATAGCAAAGGTGGACGCATTGCCGGCTCGTATAGCTGGAGTAACGGTAACGTCGGCGACACGGATGCGCAGGAGTTTCGCGGTCGCGGCTTCAAGCAGTTGACGGGACGTTCCAATTACGCCGGCTATTGGGTCTATCGCAGCTGGCTGAAAGCTTCGGATTTCGACGATCATTGGTGGGACGATCCCGCATATAAGCGGCATCAGCCCGCGCAAATGAAACTGCGGCCCGCGCCCATCAACGATCCGGACCGGATTATTATGAATCCATACAACTGTATCGACAGCGGTGGGTTCTACATTACGTTCAAGCGACCGAATGTGAAACCGGAGATCGACGCGGGCAGCGGAAAGTTGCCCGTCACCCCCGAGCAAAATGCTGCGGCCAAACAGATATCCTCTGCAGTGACGTATGCAATCAATGGTGGGCATATCGACGAACTCCGACGCTATGAGGAAACAATGAACGCATTGAAGGTGCTCAATTGA